In Kushneria marisflavi, the following are encoded in one genomic region:
- the pepP gene encoding Xaa-Pro aminopeptidase, which produces MTQAEQGTPVPITTEAYRQRRERLMSEVASDSAILVPAARLSVRNQDSEYPFRQDSDFHYLCGFPEPEAWLVLLPGRDAGESVLFCLPRDPAAEAWTGKRVGPRRAVTRYGVDEAWPLEALDEQLMDLLEGRRTLYLSLDNDRAMALAGQMRDGLKARERRGPPAPSGYADIDVILHEQRLIKSDEELALMRQAGEITARAHVKAMQAVRPGMFEYQLQATLEYAFVMAGARAPAYATIVGSGANGCILHYTENDAAMASGDLVLVDAGAEYALYAGDITRTFPVSGRFSEPQRQLYEIVLGAQQRALRAVRPGATIKGIHEGVVRDLSAGLVALGLVEGPVETVVEQGHYKRFYLHGTSHWLGLDVHDVGAYQVSGESRVLSPGMVLTVEPGLYIPDDLDIAEQWRGIGIRIEDNVAVTAQGCEVLTEGVPKRVRDIEALMAQGQT; this is translated from the coding sequence GTGACACAGGCAGAGCAGGGCACACCAGTCCCCATCACGACCGAGGCGTATCGACAGCGCCGCGAGCGGCTGATGTCGGAAGTGGCATCAGACAGTGCCATTCTTGTTCCGGCGGCCAGGCTTTCGGTACGCAATCAGGACAGCGAGTATCCGTTTCGACAGGACAGTGACTTTCACTATCTCTGTGGCTTTCCCGAGCCGGAGGCGTGGCTGGTCCTGCTGCCCGGTCGGGATGCGGGAGAGAGCGTTCTGTTTTGCCTGCCACGTGACCCGGCCGCCGAGGCCTGGACGGGCAAACGGGTCGGGCCACGCCGGGCCGTCACTCGCTACGGTGTGGATGAGGCCTGGCCGCTGGAAGCGCTTGATGAACAGCTGATGGATCTTCTGGAAGGCCGGCGCACCCTGTATCTGTCGCTTGATAATGATCGGGCGATGGCGCTGGCCGGACAGATGCGTGACGGTCTCAAGGCCCGCGAACGGCGTGGCCCGCCGGCGCCCTCGGGCTATGCCGATATCGACGTGATTCTCCATGAGCAGCGTCTGATCAAATCCGATGAGGAACTGGCGCTGATGCGTCAGGCCGGTGAGATTACCGCCCGGGCACACGTCAAGGCCATGCAGGCCGTCAGGCCCGGCATGTTTGAATATCAGCTCCAGGCCACACTGGAGTACGCCTTCGTCATGGCCGGCGCTCGCGCGCCGGCGTATGCCACCATCGTGGGCAGCGGTGCCAATGGCTGTATTCTGCACTACACCGAAAACGATGCCGCGATGGCCTCGGGTGATCTGGTACTGGTGGATGCCGGCGCCGAGTACGCGCTCTATGCCGGTGACATCACCCGTACCTTCCCGGTCAGCGGCCGCTTTAGCGAGCCGCAGCGCCAGCTCTACGAGATCGTGCTCGGCGCCCAGCAGCGTGCCCTTCGTGCCGTGCGCCCCGGTGCCACGATCAAGGGCATTCATGAGGGCGTCGTGCGTGATCTGAGCGCCGGTCTGGTGGCGCTGGGGCTGGTAGAAGGCCCGGTCGAGACCGTGGTCGAGCAGGGTCACTACAAGCGCTTTTATCTGCACGGCACCTCCCACTGGCTGGGCCTGGATGTGCATGACGTCGGCGCCTATCAGGTGTCAGGCGAGTCACGCGTGCTCTCGCCCGGCATGGTACTGACCGTCGAGCCCGGGCTCTATATCCCCGATGATCTGGATATTGCCGAACAGTGGCGTGGCATCGGCATTCGTATTGAAGACAATGTGGCGGTCACGGCGCAGGGCTGCGAGGTGCTGACCGAGGGCGTGCCCAAACGGGTTCGGGACATCGAGGCGTTGATGGCACAAGGACAGACATGA
- a CDS encoding UPF0149 family protein has product MPSGDNALDFATISDIFLAHGSLQSPAFFDGYLCARLALEDISAEDWLNLICAALGVEEPATREDGEKLLAWRAIARERLDAEEMSFEPLLPDELFSLSERAQSLALWCQGFHEVAGEVDADQRKTWSTPLQEGVTDIEQLSRIDDDIEDNSENENDLFALTEHARMTALMLYVEQHPGKPDVEKPAQSFEEGLKEEGLSGDGETRH; this is encoded by the coding sequence ATGCCGTCCGGTGATAACGCCCTCGACTTCGCCACCATCAGCGATATTTTTCTAGCCCATGGCAGCCTGCAGTCGCCGGCCTTCTTTGATGGCTATCTGTGCGCGCGTCTGGCGCTTGAAGACATCAGTGCCGAGGACTGGCTGAACCTGATCTGCGCGGCACTGGGCGTGGAAGAACCCGCCACCCGCGAAGACGGTGAAAAACTGCTGGCCTGGCGAGCGATTGCCAGAGAACGTCTGGACGCCGAGGAGATGAGCTTCGAGCCGCTGCTGCCTGATGAGCTGTTCTCACTGTCCGAGCGCGCGCAGTCACTCGCCCTTTGGTGTCAGGGCTTTCATGAAGTGGCCGGTGAAGTCGATGCTGATCAGCGCAAGACCTGGTCAACGCCGCTTCAGGAAGGCGTGACTGATATCGAGCAACTCTCTCGTATTGATGATGACATCGAAGATAACAGCGAAAACGAAAACGACCTGTTTGCGCTGACCGAACACGCCCGCATGACGGCGCTGATGCTTTATGTCGAGCAGCATCCGGGCAAACCGGATGTCGAAAAGCCGGCGCAGTCGTTTGAAGAGGGCTTGAAGGAAGAAGGTCTGAGCGGTGACGGCGAAACGCGTCACTGA
- a CDS encoding cell division protein ZapA, whose product MPQGPRQTAEITLMGQNFVVSCAPGEEQALHEAARYFDQAMAGIQTRGRTISIDKVAMMAGLNITHELRDETRRRKELEERLAGLDERLQKALERNRTS is encoded by the coding sequence ATGCCGCAAGGTCCTCGTCAGACCGCCGAAATCACCCTGATGGGTCAGAATTTTGTTGTCAGCTGTGCCCCCGGTGAAGAGCAGGCGCTGCATGAAGCGGCGCGCTATTTCGACCAGGCCATGGCCGGCATTCAGACCCGCGGTCGCACCATCAGCATCGACAAGGTCGCCATGATGGCCGGGCTGAACATTACCCATGAGCTGCGTGATGAGACCCGACGCCGCAAGGAGCTCGAAGAAAGACTGGCCGGGCTTGATGAGCGCCTGCAAAAGGCCCTGGAGCGAAATCGTACCTCCTGA
- a CDS encoding 5-formyltetrahydrofolate cyclo-ligase, giving the protein MAPLAACDDRPALRRELRRRRRTLDARAQRLASMALVHQLMQLSSLRYARHVALYLPEKGEIDPTPLVDWLHRRGIRVYLPVLRPLVENRLWFVHWRPDTHMVLNRFGITEPDLRQSGHRIRRLPPWAMDVVLMPLVGFDAQGHRLGMGGGFYDRTLAFASNTCGPRPTLIGVAHDCQQVEALPHQPWDVNLDMIVSDRQVLRPRPATS; this is encoded by the coding sequence ATGGCACCACTGGCTGCTTGCGATGATCGCCCGGCACTGCGCCGCGAACTGCGCCGCCGTCGACGCACACTCGATGCTCGAGCCCAGCGTCTGGCGTCCATGGCACTGGTCCATCAATTGATGCAGCTATCGTCGTTGCGATATGCACGCCATGTGGCGCTGTATCTGCCCGAAAAGGGTGAAATCGATCCAACTCCACTGGTGGACTGGCTGCATCGGCGCGGCATCCGGGTCTATCTGCCGGTATTACGTCCGCTGGTGGAAAACCGCCTGTGGTTCGTGCACTGGCGTCCGGATACCCACATGGTACTCAACCGCTTCGGAATCACTGAACCCGACCTGCGCCAGAGCGGTCATCGCATTCGCCGTCTTCCGCCCTGGGCCATGGATGTGGTGCTGATGCCGCTGGTAGGTTTTGACGCGCAGGGCCATCGCCTTGGCATGGGCGGCGGCTTTTACGACCGCACCCTCGCCTTTGCCTCGAACACCTGCGGTCCGCGTCCGACCCTGATTGGTGTGGCGCACGACTGTCAGCAGGTTGAAGCGTTGCCCCACCAGCCATGGGATGTAAACCTCGACATGATCGTCAGCGACCGGCAGGTCCTCAGGCCACGCCCTGCCACGTCATGA
- the ilvA gene encoding threonine ammonia-lyase, biosynthetic encodes MSSGAPQRRPQVIAQDMRMLEAYAKRILQARVYEAAVETPLSDMPQMSRRLDNHVLLKREDLQPVYSFKIRGAYNCMAQLNDEQRAKGVITASAGNHAQGVSMAAKRMGIHATIVMPRITPEIKVSAARARGAKVVLKGDSFNDALTHAQMLMNEHGYTWIPPFDHPDVIAGQGTVAMEILRQHQGPIDAVFAPVGGGGLLAGMAAYIKYLRPDIRVIGVEPEDAACLKAALEAGERVTLDQVGLFAEGVAVSQIGEAPFEILRHHVDEVITVNTDEMCAAVKDIFEDTRAVSETSGALSLAGLKKYAQREGVRDKTLIAINSGANLNFDRLQHIAERTELGEQREAILAVTIPERPGSFKAFCKALGRRMVTEFNYRYADAGQAHIFVGVQVQPGGEDRLEVVRRLEAAGYSVEDLTDNELAKLHIRHLGGGRPQEPFSERLYRFEFPERPGALMNFLNHLPGGWNISLFHYRNHGAAYGRVLIGMQVPEADCATLEQRLDEIGYRYWHETDNPAYRLFVS; translated from the coding sequence ATGTCATCCGGTGCCCCGCAGCGCCGCCCTCAAGTCATTGCCCAGGATATGAGAATGCTGGAAGCCTACGCCAAGAGAATCCTTCAGGCCCGCGTCTACGAAGCGGCGGTTGAAACGCCCCTTTCCGACATGCCACAGATGTCCAGACGCCTTGATAATCATGTGCTTCTCAAGCGCGAGGATCTGCAGCCGGTTTACTCCTTCAAGATTCGCGGCGCCTATAACTGCATGGCGCAGCTCAATGACGAGCAGCGCGCGAAGGGTGTGATTACGGCCTCGGCAGGCAATCACGCTCAGGGCGTGTCGATGGCGGCCAAACGCATGGGTATTCATGCCACGATCGTCATGCCGCGCATCACGCCTGAAATCAAGGTCTCGGCGGCACGAGCCCGGGGGGCGAAGGTGGTGCTCAAGGGTGACTCCTTCAATGATGCCCTGACGCATGCCCAGATGCTGATGAATGAGCATGGCTATACCTGGATTCCGCCCTTTGACCATCCGGATGTGATCGCCGGTCAGGGCACGGTGGCGATGGAGATTCTGCGCCAGCATCAGGGGCCGATCGATGCAGTCTTTGCGCCGGTCGGTGGCGGTGGCCTTCTGGCGGGCATGGCGGCCTATATCAAGTACCTGCGTCCGGATATTCGTGTCATTGGCGTGGAGCCCGAAGACGCCGCCTGTCTCAAGGCTGCCCTTGAGGCCGGCGAGCGGGTCACGCTGGATCAGGTCGGGCTTTTTGCCGAGGGTGTGGCCGTGTCCCAGATCGGTGAGGCACCCTTTGAAATCCTGCGCCATCACGTCGACGAAGTGATCACCGTCAATACCGATGAGATGTGTGCCGCGGTCAAGGATATCTTCGAGGACACCCGCGCTGTCTCGGAAACCTCCGGGGCGCTGTCACTGGCCGGGCTCAAGAAATATGCCCAGCGCGAAGGCGTTCGGGACAAGACACTGATCGCCATCAACTCGGGGGCCAATCTCAACTTTGACCGCCTCCAGCACATTGCCGAGCGCACCGAGCTTGGCGAGCAGCGCGAGGCGATCCTGGCCGTCACCATTCCCGAGCGGCCGGGCAGCTTCAAGGCGTTTTGCAAGGCGCTGGGCCGCCGTATGGTCACGGAGTTCAACTACCGCTATGCCGATGCCGGACAGGCGCATATCTTCGTCGGCGTGCAGGTGCAGCCCGGTGGAGAGGATCGACTGGAAGTGGTTCGAAGGCTTGAAGCGGCAGGCTACAGCGTTGAGGATCTCACTGACAACGAGCTGGCCAAGCTGCACATTCGCCATCTGGGTGGCGGACGACCTCAGGAGCCGTTCAGCGAGCGTCTCTATCGTTTCGAATTTCCGGAGCGCCCCGGCGCGCTGATGAATTTCCTGAACCATCTGCCCGGTGGCTGGAACATCTCGCTGTTCCATTATCGTAACCACGGTGCCGCCTACGGCCGGGTTCTGATCGGCATGCAGGTGCCGGAAGCCGACTGTGCCACGCTTGAACAGCGTCTTGATGAGATCGGCTATCGTTACTGGCATGAAACCGACAATCCGGCCTATCGACTTTTCGTCTCCTGA
- the rpiA gene encoding ribose-5-phosphate isomerase RpiA has translation MTSQDQSELKRAVAQAAVQEIRSKLRRDTVLGVGSGSTVNLFIEALAPLRDDFAGAVASSTETERRLRAAGIEVFDLNQAGTLSVYVDGADEIDHDFAMIKGGGAALTREKIVAACAKEFICIADGSKLVRQLGGFPLPVEVIPMARSYVAREMVKLGFSPVYRQGVVTDNGHQIIDLFDQLIDDAREMETRINQIAGVVTNGLFAHRGADLLLLGTAEGVQRLIPER, from the coding sequence ATGACATCCCAGGATCAGTCAGAGCTCAAGCGGGCAGTGGCGCAGGCAGCCGTGCAGGAAATTCGCTCGAAACTGCGTCGTGATACCGTGCTGGGGGTCGGCTCGGGCTCGACCGTCAACCTCTTCATCGAGGCACTGGCACCGCTTCGCGACGACTTCGCCGGCGCCGTGGCAAGCTCCACGGAAACCGAGCGTCGGCTCAGGGCCGCCGGCATTGAAGTATTTGATCTCAACCAGGCCGGCACGCTGAGTGTCTATGTCGACGGTGCCGACGAAATCGATCATGATTTTGCCATGATCAAGGGCGGGGGCGCGGCGCTGACCCGGGAAAAGATCGTGGCTGCCTGCGCAAAAGAGTTTATCTGTATTGCCGACGGTTCCAAGCTTGTACGCCAGCTGGGCGGCTTTCCGCTACCCGTTGAAGTCATCCCCATGGCACGCTCCTATGTGGCGCGTGAAATGGTCAAGCTCGGTTTCAGCCCCGTTTATCGACAGGGTGTGGTGACCGACAACGGTCATCAGATCATCGATCTCTTTGATCAGCTCATTGATGACGCCCGGGAAATGGAAACCCGCATCAATCAGATTGCCGGCGTCGTCACCAACGGATTGTTCGCTCATCGCGGCGCTGACCTGCTGCTGCTGGGCACTGCCGAAGGCGTCCAGCGCCTGATTCCTGAACGTTAG
- the waaA gene encoding lipid IV(A) 3-deoxy-D-manno-octulosonic acid transferase, protein MGRRLYSALLYALSPLIWRRLRREHLENHPRGERLGRIPSYQEERVLWVHAASVGEVITARPLIRSLIDDYPEHRVVVTTMTATGARQVQTLFGDLVTHHFVALDFPGATRRFVQRLAPEIAIIVETEIWPNLIYACAMAGVPVTIVNARITERGFARYQRFSKLMGEAIRRLAWVGAKSAEDAKRFRTLGVSARRLNVTGALKYDLHVDEHVFDHGDDLRSQIGDRPVWVAGSTHEGEEEQLLAAHERLLARFPDALLILVPRHPQRFDEVAGLCFDRGMSMARRSEEEVIERDTQVYLGDTMGELMTFYAACDIAFVGGSLVDIGGHNLLEPAALGLPVISGPSLSSLGDVADTLEEAHARVEVESAGMLGETLVSLMLDNVRRDTLGRNALAVVEANRGALGHTRDYLGRLIRARELHEPWPLADDRLPGGGR, encoded by the coding sequence GTGGGAAGACGTCTCTATTCGGCCCTTTTGTACGCGCTGTCACCGCTGATCTGGCGCCGCCTGCGCCGTGAACATCTGGAGAATCATCCTCGCGGCGAGCGGTTGGGGCGTATTCCGTCCTATCAGGAGGAGCGTGTACTGTGGGTGCATGCCGCCTCCGTGGGGGAGGTGATTACCGCCCGGCCACTGATCCGCTCGCTGATCGATGACTATCCCGAGCACCGGGTGGTCGTGACCACCATGACCGCCACCGGCGCTCGCCAGGTGCAGACGCTGTTTGGCGATCTGGTGACCCATCATTTCGTGGCACTGGATTTTCCCGGTGCCACCCGGCGCTTTGTGCAGCGGCTGGCACCTGAAATCGCCATCATCGTTGAAACCGAAATCTGGCCCAACCTGATCTACGCCTGCGCGATGGCCGGTGTGCCGGTCACCATCGTCAACGCCCGCATTACCGAGCGCGGCTTTGCCCGCTATCAGCGCTTTTCGAAGCTGATGGGTGAGGCGATTCGCCGACTGGCCTGGGTGGGCGCCAAATCTGCCGAGGACGCCAAGCGCTTTCGCACACTCGGGGTCTCGGCGCGACGGCTCAACGTGACCGGCGCGCTCAAGTATGACCTGCACGTCGATGAACACGTTTTTGACCATGGCGATGACCTTCGCAGCCAGATCGGTGATCGTCCGGTCTGGGTGGCGGGGTCAACCCACGAGGGCGAAGAGGAGCAGCTTCTGGCCGCACATGAGCGCCTTCTGGCCCGCTTTCCCGATGCGCTGCTGATTCTGGTGCCACGTCATCCGCAACGTTTTGATGAGGTGGCCGGGCTGTGTTTCGACCGAGGCATGTCGATGGCCCGCCGTAGTGAAGAAGAGGTCATTGAACGTGACACTCAGGTTTATCTCGGCGATACCATGGGTGAGCTGATGACCTTTTATGCGGCTTGTGATATCGCCTTTGTGGGCGGCTCACTGGTCGATATCGGCGGGCATAATCTGCTGGAGCCGGCAGCACTTGGACTGCCGGTGATCAGCGGGCCGTCGCTTTCAAGTCTGGGCGATGTGGCCGATACGCTGGAGGAGGCGCATGCCAGGGTAGAGGTCGAAAGCGCCGGCATGCTGGGCGAGACGCTGGTCTCTCTTATGCTGGACAACGTGCGTCGTGACACGCTGGGCCGCAACGCGCTGGCGGTGGTAGAAGCCAACCGTGGCGCGCTGGGACACACGCGGGACTACCTGGGACGTCTGATTCGCGCTCGCGAGCTGCACGAGCCCTGGCCGCTGGCGGATGACCGGTTGCCGGGAGGCGGGCGCTAG
- the hldE gene encoding bifunctional D-glycero-beta-D-manno-heptose-7-phosphate kinase/D-glycero-beta-D-manno-heptose 1-phosphate adenylyltransferase HldE — translation MMFDPAILAGARVTVVGDVMLDRYWHGPTSRISPEAPVPVVRVDDSEDRPGGAANVALNIAALNAQVTLSGLIGRDDNAAILDDLLARAGIATRFQRSAEIPTITKLRVMSRNQQLIRLDFESSLEAVNTDAMMDQVSEALAETDLMILSDYGKGTLAQVQALIEAGRRAGKRVLIDPKGSDFHRYRGASIITPNLSEFETVVGRCHSEEELTSRGEALRAELELEALLITRSERGMTLIREGQTPLHLPTRAREVFDVTGAGDTVIGALGLALAAGQSLPDAMALANLAAGLVVAKPGTATVSVAEIEAALSADHGVAAGHGVIDDETLVTAVRAAQANGERIVMTNGCFDLLHAGHVSYLEQARAQGDRLIVAVNDDASVTRLKGEGRPITPLEHRMAVLAGLRAVDWVVAFGEDTPAELIGSVLPDVLVKGGDYRIEEIAGGEAVMANGGEVRVLGFEEGLSTTGTISAIVSRSARRGDE, via the coding sequence ATGATGTTTGATCCCGCGATACTGGCTGGCGCCCGCGTCACGGTGGTCGGCGATGTCATGCTTGATCGCTACTGGCACGGGCCCACCTCACGCATCTCGCCCGAGGCGCCGGTGCCCGTGGTACGCGTCGATGACAGCGAGGACCGCCCGGGTGGGGCGGCCAACGTGGCACTCAATATCGCCGCACTGAACGCTCAGGTGACGCTTTCCGGACTGATCGGCCGTGATGACAACGCCGCCATTCTGGATGACCTGCTGGCCCGGGCCGGGATCGCCACCCGCTTTCAGCGCAGCGCCGAGATTCCCACCATCACCAAGCTGCGCGTGATGAGTCGCAACCAGCAGCTGATTCGACTGGACTTCGAGTCCTCGCTCGAGGCCGTCAATACCGATGCCATGATGGATCAGGTCAGCGAGGCGCTGGCCGAGACCGATCTGATGATCCTATCCGACTACGGCAAGGGGACGCTGGCACAGGTTCAGGCCCTGATCGAGGCCGGCAGACGGGCCGGCAAGCGGGTATTGATCGACCCCAAGGGCAGCGACTTTCATCGCTACCGCGGGGCGAGCATCATCACCCCCAATTTGAGCGAGTTCGAGACCGTGGTCGGGCGCTGCCATAGTGAAGAGGAGTTGACCTCTCGCGGGGAAGCGCTGCGTGCCGAGCTCGAACTTGAAGCACTTCTGATTACCCGCAGCGAACGCGGCATGACGCTGATCCGCGAGGGCCAGACGCCACTGCACCTGCCGACCCGGGCCCGCGAGGTCTTTGATGTGACCGGGGCCGGTGACACTGTCATCGGCGCGTTGGGGCTGGCGCTGGCGGCCGGTCAGAGCCTGCCGGATGCCATGGCGCTGGCCAACCTGGCCGCCGGGCTGGTGGTCGCCAAACCCGGGACCGCCACGGTGTCGGTAGCTGAAATCGAGGCCGCCCTGAGCGCCGATCATGGTGTGGCCGCCGGCCACGGTGTGATTGATGACGAGACGTTGGTCACCGCCGTACGCGCCGCCCAGGCCAACGGTGAGCGTATCGTCATGACCAACGGGTGCTTTGATCTGCTGCATGCCGGGCACGTCAGCTATCTTGAGCAGGCGCGAGCACAGGGCGACCGGCTGATCGTGGCGGTCAACGATGATGCCTCGGTCACTCGCCTCAAGGGCGAGGGCCGCCCGATCACGCCGCTTGAGCATCGCATGGCGGTGCTGGCCGGCCTGCGTGCGGTGGATTGGGTCGTGGCCTTTGGTGAGGACACGCCGGCCGAGCTGATTGGCAGCGTGCTGCCGGATGTGCTGGTCAAGGGCGGTGACTACCGCATCGAGGAGATTGCTGGCGGTGAGGCTGTCATGGCCAACGGTGGTGAGGTACGGGTGCTGGGCTTTGAGGAAGGACTGTCCACCACCGGTACCATCAGCGCGATCGTCTCGCGCAGCGCGCGTCGCGGCGACGAATAG
- a CDS encoding glycosyltransferase family 9 protein, producing MKHPLPAQPAHICVLRLSALGDVCNLVPTVRALQRQWPTARITWIIGRAEHSLLAGLPGVEFVVYDKSTGLAGMRNIWRELRNTPFDVLLHMQQSIRASILSLGLKARVRLGYDRARAKDWQTWFTNRQLTPHPKAHVLESFMDFARELGVDDDRLEWGIPLPEAAREEARQILDGRPALVISPCASPRLRNFRNWSAEGYAAVIEHAWRRHGLTTFLTGGTSTQELEMCERIAAGVSEASPVNLLGRTSLKGLLALIDEARMVIAPDSGPVHMANAMNTPVLGLFATTNPERAAPWCWREHVVNRYPDAVATHLHKSPDEIVWGTRVRHEDAMSLITFEDVINRLDELLALTADHDKAAGSVRHDV from the coding sequence ATGAAGCATCCTTTGCCCGCGCAACCCGCGCATATCTGTGTATTGCGGTTATCCGCACTTGGCGATGTCTGCAATCTCGTACCGACCGTTCGGGCGTTGCAGCGCCAGTGGCCCACTGCCCGAATCACCTGGATCATCGGTCGGGCGGAGCACAGTTTACTGGCCGGCCTCCCCGGGGTCGAGTTCGTGGTGTATGACAAGTCCACCGGGCTTGCCGGCATGCGCAACATCTGGCGCGAGCTGCGTAATACGCCCTTTGACGTGCTGCTTCACATGCAGCAGTCCATTCGTGCCAGCATCCTCTCGCTGGGGCTCAAGGCGCGTGTGCGCCTGGGCTACGATCGCGCTCGCGCCAAGGACTGGCAGACCTGGTTTACCAACCGCCAGCTCACGCCGCATCCGAAGGCCCACGTACTTGAGTCGTTCATGGACTTTGCCCGCGAGCTGGGCGTTGATGATGACCGGCTTGAGTGGGGCATTCCGCTGCCGGAGGCCGCCCGGGAGGAAGCCCGACAGATTCTGGACGGTCGGCCGGCGCTGGTGATCAGTCCGTGTGCCAGTCCGCGGCTTCGCAATTTCCGCAACTGGTCGGCGGAAGGCTACGCAGCCGTCATTGAACATGCCTGGCGCCGCCACGGTCTGACCACCTTTTTGACCGGTGGCACCAGCACACAGGAACTCGAAATGTGTGAGCGCATTGCCGCCGGCGTCAGCGAGGCCTCGCCGGTCAATCTGCTGGGGCGTACCTCGCTCAAGGGGCTTCTGGCGCTGATCGACGAGGCGCGCATGGTGATCGCCCCCGACTCCGGACCGGTCCACATGGCCAATGCCATGAACACCCCGGTACTGGGGCTTTTCGCTACCACCAATCCCGAGCGCGCCGCCCCCTGGTGCTGGCGCGAACACGTCGTCAACCGCTATCCCGATGCCGTGGCCACCCATCTGCACAAGTCGCCGGACGAGATCGTCTGGGGCACCCGCGTACGCCATGAGGATGCGATGTCACTGATTACCTTTGAGGATGTCATCAATCGGCTCGATGAGCTGCTGGCATTGACCGCCGATCACGACAAGGCTGCCGGGAGCGTGCGCCATGATGTTTGA
- a CDS encoding 3-deoxy-D-manno-octulosonic acid kinase: MMTSRKANAHILYDAQTAPQTGQSALVPEHFTGSWWRSHGAVTGQAPGRGESLFVRAGEQAWVLRHYRRGGLVARVSAEHYVWTGPERNRAFQECRLLATLFDRGLPVPRPIGACVWRSGLVYQAALITQCIDGARPLASLVQAPDAASRQEALLTRCGRMIRRFHDEGLDHVDLNARNILIDDQNMPWLIDLDRCRLRAPGRWQSGNLARLERSLEKFAPGQAETLMAPINHGYQSS; the protein is encoded by the coding sequence ATGATGACTTCCCGAAAAGCGAATGCGCACATTCTATATGATGCCCAAACGGCCCCACAAACCGGCCAGTCGGCGCTGGTGCCCGAACACTTCACCGGCAGCTGGTGGCGTTCGCATGGGGCCGTCACCGGTCAGGCTCCCGGACGCGGAGAAAGCCTGTTCGTGCGTGCCGGTGAGCAGGCATGGGTACTGCGTCACTACCGCCGCGGCGGCCTTGTGGCACGTGTCAGCGCCGAGCATTATGTCTGGACAGGCCCTGAGCGCAACCGCGCCTTTCAGGAATGCCGACTGCTGGCCACCCTTTTTGACCGTGGACTGCCGGTCCCCCGGCCGATCGGTGCCTGCGTCTGGCGCTCCGGTCTCGTCTATCAGGCCGCGCTCATCACTCAATGCATTGATGGCGCACGGCCGCTGGCCTCACTGGTGCAGGCGCCGGACGCCGCCAGCCGACAGGAAGCGCTTTTGACCAGGTGTGGTCGCATGATCCGCCGTTTTCATGACGAAGGTCTTGACCATGTCGATCTCAACGCTCGCAATATCCTCATCGACGACCAGAACATGCCCTGGCTGATCGATCTGGATCGCTGCCGGCTGCGCGCCCCCGGTCGCTGGCAGTCGGGTAATCTTGCACGTCTTGAGCGTTCTCTGGAAAAGTTTGCTCCCGGACAGGCCGAAACCCTTATGGCCCCCATCAACCACGGATACCAATCGAGTTAG
- a CDS encoding DUF3413 domain-containing protein: MPRSSEDSLRFRLRATAFFALFNLMFVWLLSLRYLPMVQMPPEALGIIWLVCAWLGGFGTLAFAVWLLPALLSLFLKRRMLIWPCAVLGTLGLGAIWVDTQLFSAVGDHLVDLSGEHKPALSTAQWAITGGGLVLIALVELWLSWRIMARARRITFPVWSLVLLMPVLLMTSVGIDIASDTDQTAALHPQDSDRQALMGEPATPVPEAREAASQRDQNSGPAIDDSADPTERDTTAIPDDVEDTP; encoded by the coding sequence ATGCCTCGTTCAAGTGAAGATTCCCTGCGGTTTCGACTGCGCGCCACGGCCTTTTTTGCCCTGTTCAACCTGATGTTTGTCTGGCTGTTGTCGCTGCGCTATCTGCCAATGGTCCAGATGCCCCCGGAAGCTCTGGGCATCATATGGCTGGTCTGCGCCTGGCTGGGCGGCTTTGGCACGCTGGCTTTTGCAGTCTGGCTGTTGCCGGCGCTGCTGTCGCTGTTTTTGAAGCGGCGCATGCTGATCTGGCCATGCGCCGTGCTGGGCACGCTGGGACTGGGCGCAATCTGGGTGGATACCCAACTGTTTTCTGCTGTCGGTGACCACCTGGTGGACCTGTCGGGTGAGCACAAGCCGGCGTTGTCCACGGCTCAGTGGGCCATCACCGGTGGCGGCCTGGTACTGATCGCGCTGGTCGAGCTGTGGCTCTCCTGGCGCATCATGGCTCGTGCCCGGCGCATCACATTCCCGGTCTGGAGCCTGGTACTGCTGATGCCGGTGCTGTTGATGACAAGCGTGGGCATTGATATCGCCTCCGATACTGATCAAACGGCCGCGCTTCATCCCCAGGACAGCGACCGCCAGGCGCTGATGGGCGAGCCGGCCACGCCGGTGCCGGAGGCGCGCGAAGCCGCCAGCCAGCGTGATCAAAACAGTGGGCCGGCCATCGATGACAGCGCCGACCCGACCGAGCGCGATACCACGGCCATCCCCGATGATGTCGAGGACACTCCATGA